One Endozoicomonas gorgoniicola DNA window includes the following coding sequences:
- a CDS encoding O-antigen ligase family protein translates to MNTPEALNQVTVQKVTAQEESWVGLLLNSKYKNKFVIVYCLLAALPPLIFPHPVLLLPLAVIPLGLIFILKKPFVVCLIFILFSFFRLHEVFPQLDPIKIPLLTALASYFVLAWHIILTRKVKTYWRHEHTIFGRFFGWVVIGIVFSSHPGSAFGSFTSVYMKIGIMVLAISWLMTEKWHFRLAHLLIICAGLAVGGVTLFNKANGIGLVEETRVTIPGTSLGDPNDLSLVLSFPMSFAIGFAATRGTGKFKTLLGLIGFGVFISAILATQSRGGLLATVAVLGIFGLRIIKSKLLLISIGSFGLMILVAAAGISDRKSGGASEEGVDESAMGRIHAWEAAFLMGLRNPMTGVGLSMFLDNYWDYATHSRAQGKAHVTHSTWFQVLAESGFVGLGLFLFLIYTMFLSIRGNLARLDKLRGTPEYDPSMTAITVGTYAGLVGFCVSGSFLSQGFLWPIYIITSIGIAIANFMDNHYPEPEPELKDEEGTADKKGKSAKALKRKGSLNAKPVNPLAR, encoded by the coding sequence ATGAACACCCCAGAGGCATTGAACCAGGTCACTGTACAGAAAGTCACTGCACAGGAGGAGTCATGGGTCGGATTACTCCTGAACAGCAAGTACAAAAACAAGTTCGTAATAGTGTACTGCCTGCTGGCTGCCCTGCCGCCGCTGATTTTTCCTCACCCTGTATTGTTGCTGCCCCTGGCGGTCATTCCACTTGGTCTGATCTTTATTCTCAAAAAACCGTTTGTCGTCTGCCTGATCTTCATCCTGTTTTCATTTTTCCGTTTGCATGAAGTCTTCCCGCAACTGGACCCGATCAAGATACCGTTACTGACGGCACTGGCTTCTTATTTTGTACTGGCATGGCACATTATTCTGACCCGGAAGGTGAAAACCTACTGGCGGCACGAGCACACTATTTTTGGCCGTTTTTTTGGTTGGGTGGTTATCGGAATAGTGTTCTCCAGTCATCCGGGTTCAGCCTTTGGCAGTTTCACCAGTGTCTACATGAAGATCGGTATCATGGTGCTGGCCATCTCCTGGCTGATGACCGAAAAGTGGCACTTCAGGCTGGCGCACCTGCTCATTATCTGTGCGGGCCTGGCGGTAGGCGGAGTCACCCTGTTTAACAAAGCCAATGGTATCGGCCTGGTTGAAGAAACCCGTGTCACCATACCCGGCACCAGCCTGGGAGACCCCAATGACTTATCTCTGGTATTGAGTTTTCCAATGAGTTTCGCCATTGGTTTCGCAGCCACCCGGGGGACTGGCAAATTTAAAACTCTACTTGGCCTTATTGGGTTTGGTGTCTTTATTTCTGCCATTCTCGCTACCCAGAGTCGGGGTGGTTTGCTGGCAACTGTTGCCGTTCTGGGGATATTTGGTCTGCGCATCATCAAGTCCAAATTACTGTTGATCAGTATTGGCAGTTTTGGCCTGATGATTCTGGTGGCCGCAGCCGGTATCAGCGACCGGAAATCCGGCGGTGCCTCAGAAGAAGGGGTGGACGAATCGGCAATGGGTCGTATACATGCCTGGGAGGCCGCTTTCCTGATGGGGCTCAGAAACCCGATGACGGGCGTAGGGTTATCGATGTTTCTGGATAATTACTGGGACTACGCCACCCACAGCAGGGCACAGGGAAAGGCGCACGTTACCCACAGTACCTGGTTTCAGGTGCTGGCTGAGTCTGGTTTTGTTGGGCTGGGGCTGTTCCTGTTTCTGATTTACACCATGTTTCTATCAATCCGCGGTAACCTTGCCCGGCTGGATAAGTTGAGGGGGACGCCAGAATACGACCCGTCGATGACGGCCATAACGGTAGGAACCTATGCCGGTCTGGTGGGTTTCTGCGTTTCCGGCAGTTTCCTGAGCCAGGGTTTCCTGTGGCCCATCTACATTATCACCTCTATAGGCATCGCCATTGCGAACTTCATGGATAACCATTATCCCGAACCTGAGCCTGAATTAAAGGATGAGGAAGGTACGGCAGATAAAAAAGGAAAGTCTGCCAAAGCCCTGAAGAGAAAAGGTTCTTTAAATGCAAAACCGGTTAATCCTCTGGCTAGATGA
- a CDS encoding glycosyltransferase family 2 protein: MLDGLALTLFIVACIVIIYHHAGYPLLLRVLSRKHPSPPPYFHRHFNVTPLDLMLPRICLVMPAHNEADTISDKIYNLGTLDYPENKLRIIIVCDGCTDETADIARGAAKARENRHLTIDVVDKPDNCGKVAVLNEAISLCNCDVVVLSDVSALLSIDSLLITASQLSEDDTGVVCGSYQFFQSLSAGEQAYWAYQRQIKTRESAIGATLGVHGAFYGFRRKLFERLPPDTINDDFVLPVSIVMKGYKCLYDPRIVAVELEQACNEMDFSRRKRIAAGNVQQAIRCIGLLQPRFGKIAFNFFSGKFLRPMMPAFLFLALVSSAWLAPHHWFYTLAFTGQLIAYLVSGLYILTGSQPGWKPLRVIYYIVSGHLAMGIGLLRYAFGLESGQWKKVEPGSAVKKSKGSTQGV, from the coding sequence ATGCTTGACGGGTTAGCTCTTACCCTGTTTATTGTCGCGTGCATAGTGATTATTTATCATCATGCAGGGTACCCTTTGTTACTGCGCGTACTGTCCAGAAAACATCCCTCGCCACCGCCCTATTTTCACCGGCATTTTAATGTTACGCCTCTCGATCTGATGTTACCCAGAATCTGTCTGGTCATGCCTGCCCACAATGAGGCTGACACCATTTCAGACAAAATCTACAACCTCGGCACACTGGACTACCCGGAAAACAAACTGCGCATCATTATTGTCTGCGATGGCTGCACCGATGAAACAGCTGACATCGCCCGGGGTGCCGCAAAAGCCAGAGAGAACAGACATCTCACCATTGATGTGGTCGATAAGCCGGACAACTGTGGCAAAGTCGCTGTTCTGAATGAAGCGATCAGTCTCTGCAACTGTGATGTGGTGGTTCTCTCCGATGTTTCAGCACTGCTATCCATAGACAGCTTATTGATCACTGCCTCCCAGCTCAGTGAAGACGATACCGGTGTCGTGTGCGGCAGCTATCAGTTTTTCCAGTCACTCAGTGCAGGCGAACAGGCTTACTGGGCGTACCAGCGTCAGATTAAGACCCGTGAGAGTGCGATTGGCGCTACTTTGGGTGTCCATGGCGCATTTTATGGATTTCGCCGCAAACTGTTTGAACGACTACCTCCGGACACCATCAATGACGATTTTGTTCTGCCCGTCAGTATCGTCATGAAGGGCTACAAATGCCTTTATGACCCAAGGATTGTTGCGGTCGAACTGGAACAGGCCTGCAATGAGATGGACTTCAGTCGTCGCAAACGAATTGCAGCAGGCAATGTTCAGCAGGCTATTCGCTGCATTGGTTTATTGCAGCCACGTTTTGGCAAGATCGCCTTTAACTTTTTCTCTGGCAAATTCCTGCGCCCAATGATGCCGGCTTTTCTCTTTCTGGCGCTGGTTTCATCAGCCTGGCTGGCTCCCCACCACTGGTTTTACACACTGGCTTTTACTGGACAGTTAATCGCTTATCTGGTTTCAGGGCTTTACATACTGACGGGCAGCCAGCCCGGCTGGAAGCCTTTGAGAGTGATTTATTACATCGTTTCCGGACACCTTGCCATGGGCATCGGATTACTCCGATACGCCTTTGGTCTGGAGTCAGGGCAATGGAAAAAGGTCGAACCCGGTTCGGCAGTCAAAAAAAGCAAGGGAAGTACCCAAGGAGTATAA
- a CDS encoding GumC family protein — protein MSNDVLLNLFRLLNVAWVRRYTIVIPMLIMPVIGFGVSFLTPKFYEAHTTILLQDTSELNPILEDFSISTNLEERQAALKILLKSRNVLGAVAKDLGYINEDSPQNIVDEQLAELSNSLSIVFGGELIKIYYRSENRTDIAFLLETVTKHFLKIVLAPHKSWTSTSEAFLENQLERQKMDLKAAEKRLSDYKAKYALELPQLHKANISRLAELRQLLTEKMTDLAGAEASMEEFNGNLAQTNPVIGKLEERLIAIRADLSMLRSRYTEQHSKVRAASREFERLESERKRLISETSQLTPEDIKRLWNLAATSAGSLDIGNQGTTTTILASQLQAVQDANARVIGLKNEVESIRKQSLNLESRVRDFAEVERSLTELQRDYDVKLKLYEDFLNRYEMARVSGDLGRYEEMERVKVIDKPFTPSRPNVIPAALFIVAGFFAGLGIGTGLAAISEISDTSLRLRETVETMTGLPVITRLPAMPQALPLTYNPQTDSFSHEEGASA, from the coding sequence GTGTCTAACGACGTATTACTAAACCTTTTCCGGCTTTTGAATGTTGCCTGGGTGAGGCGTTACACCATTGTCATCCCCATGCTGATCATGCCTGTGATCGGTTTTGGCGTGAGCTTTCTGACACCCAAGTTTTATGAAGCTCACACCACGATTCTTTTGCAGGATACCAGTGAACTCAACCCGATTCTGGAAGACTTTTCCATTTCGACCAACCTGGAAGAACGACAGGCGGCGTTGAAAATTCTTCTCAAAAGCCGGAACGTTCTTGGGGCTGTTGCAAAAGATCTGGGTTATATCAACGAAGACTCCCCACAGAATATTGTGGATGAGCAGCTGGCTGAATTGTCTAATTCACTGTCAATTGTTTTTGGTGGTGAGCTGATCAAAATCTACTATCGCTCAGAAAACAGAACAGACATCGCCTTTCTGCTTGAGACGGTGACCAAACACTTTCTGAAAATTGTGCTGGCTCCCCATAAATCCTGGACCAGCACCTCAGAAGCCTTTCTGGAAAACCAGCTTGAACGGCAAAAAATGGATTTGAAGGCAGCGGAAAAAAGGCTGTCCGATTACAAAGCCAAATACGCACTGGAGCTGCCGCAACTTCATAAAGCCAATATTTCTCGTCTGGCCGAGCTAAGGCAGCTGTTGACAGAAAAAATGACAGACCTCGCTGGCGCTGAAGCGTCTATGGAAGAATTCAATGGCAACCTGGCCCAGACCAACCCTGTAATCGGAAAACTCGAAGAGCGCCTGATCGCCATTCGTGCCGATCTGAGTATGCTGCGATCCCGTTACACAGAACAACACAGTAAAGTACGTGCCGCTTCCAGAGAGTTCGAACGCCTTGAATCCGAGAGAAAACGGTTGATATCGGAAACCTCTCAGCTTACACCGGAAGACATTAAACGACTCTGGAACCTTGCTGCCACCAGTGCTGGCAGTCTGGATATTGGCAATCAGGGTACAACCACCACCATTCTGGCATCCCAGTTACAGGCCGTGCAGGATGCTAATGCCAGAGTGATTGGCTTGAAAAATGAGGTAGAAAGCATTCGAAAACAGTCCCTGAATCTTGAAAGCAGGGTTCGGGATTTTGCGGAAGTTGAGCGTAGCCTGACGGAGTTACAGCGGGATTACGACGTCAAGCTCAAGCTGTATGAAGATTTCCTGAATCGTTACGAGATGGCGAGGGTATCGGGCGACCTGGGTCGCTATGAAGAGATGGAGCGGGTAAAAGTCATCGACAAACCTTTTACTCCCAGTCGGCCTAATGTCATACCAGCCGCCCTGTTTATTGTTGCCGGCTTTTTTGCCGGGCTTGGTATAGGGACAGGCCTGGCTGCTATTTCAGAAATATCAGACACCAGCCTGCGTTTAAGAGAAACCGTGGAGACAATGACCGGTTTACCAGTCATCACCCGTCTGCCAGCAATGCCCCAGGCTCTGCCACTGACTTATAACCCGCAGACCGACTCATTCTCACATGAAGAGGGAGCCAGCGCATGA
- a CDS encoding glycosyltransferase, whose product MKQPVIAQIAQQLAPGGIETMVLDLQSGADNPEQVHIISLEGTETSLKDNWSRLQNVPRLHALNKPPGIQLSTIRQLADLLRSLNVDVVHTHHVGPMLYGGLAAKLAGCGHVHTEHDAWHLANLKRRILVGTFFHLLRPTVIADARLVAQSIQRYIPMFPTEVIMNGINTERFHPGDQNQARRHLGLPTDVPVIGCAARLTAVKSHDILLSAFARLPENTHLALAGGGELETSLRQQAASLGVSDRVHFLGVVGNMPEFFRAIDVFCLASQREGLPLSPLEAQACGRQVVMTDVGGCSEATAPDYGLLVPAGDIDSLSTALQRQLEEGCSDSARLSARAFVREHGDLKRMIAQYQGYYLHSLGRQGKPGEGCDA is encoded by the coding sequence ATGAAACAACCTGTTATAGCCCAGATTGCACAGCAGCTTGCTCCCGGCGGCATTGAGACAATGGTTCTCGATCTGCAAAGCGGTGCAGACAACCCTGAGCAGGTACACATCATCAGCCTTGAAGGAACAGAGACCTCTCTTAAGGACAACTGGTCAAGATTGCAGAATGTTCCCCGCCTGCATGCCCTTAACAAGCCGCCGGGGATTCAGCTGTCGACTATTCGCCAGCTGGCAGATTTACTTCGCTCCCTTAATGTTGATGTCGTTCACACACACCATGTTGGCCCCATGCTGTATGGAGGGCTGGCTGCCAAGCTGGCAGGCTGCGGTCATGTTCACACGGAACACGATGCCTGGCACCTGGCTAACCTTAAGCGCAGAATTCTGGTTGGCACCTTTTTCCATCTGCTCAGGCCAACCGTTATTGCTGACGCCCGACTGGTGGCACAGAGCATTCAGCGTTACATTCCAATGTTCCCCACTGAAGTCATCATGAACGGCATCAACACTGAACGCTTTCACCCCGGTGACCAGAATCAGGCCCGTCGCCACCTTGGGCTTCCCACGGATGTACCTGTTATTGGCTGCGCAGCCCGGCTGACCGCCGTAAAGTCCCACGATATTCTTCTCTCCGCTTTTGCCCGACTGCCCGAAAACACGCACCTTGCACTGGCGGGCGGCGGCGAGCTGGAAACATCATTGCGGCAGCAAGCTGCCTCTCTTGGTGTTTCAGACCGGGTGCATTTTCTGGGTGTTGTCGGGAACATGCCGGAATTTTTCCGTGCCATTGACGTCTTCTGCCTGGCTTCGCAGCGAGAAGGTTTGCCATTGTCGCCTTTAGAGGCACAAGCCTGTGGCAGACAGGTTGTTATGACCGATGTAGGGGGCTGCAGTGAAGCCACTGCCCCGGATTATGGTTTGCTTGTACCTGCAGGCGATATCGACAGCTTATCAACAGCCCTGCAACGTCAACTGGAAGAGGGCTGCTCTGACAGTGCCAGACTGTCTGCCAGAGCCTTTGTGAGAGAACACGGCGACCTGAAGCGCATGATTGCCCAATATCAGGGTTATTACCTGCACAGCCTCGGAAGACAGGGAAAACCCGGGGAGGGCTGTGATGCTTGA
- a CDS encoding glycosyltransferase family 4 protein, whose amino-acid sequence MDSPDIAIFLDSRQLGGIETHAFHLARGLKQFGYSPAILFYCRYNADHPLEPLLHHHQISFEYLDGKINSATLWCRQHQPLLLHTHGYKAGILGRLAGKLTNTPVISTFHNGDRGSGLIRCYHWFDELTSRLSTNIAVSPEIALRLPKPARLMNNFIETPRWSAATGQEIAFVGRLSHEKGPDLFLQLAKHLPDLPFTVYGSGDLQGALTASKTANVNFAGQVTSMEPHWQQVGLLCISSREEGLPLVALEAMAHGIPVLSFAIGALPKLIESGRNGWIISAGNIKQMSQQISHWQHLPEEEKEKLAQACIETIRKSYSYDAVIPELLALYRQVVNNAGYIWPERSIQEQAQEPLREQ is encoded by the coding sequence ATGGACAGCCCTGATATTGCAATCTTTCTGGACTCCCGTCAGCTGGGAGGTATTGAAACCCACGCGTTTCATCTTGCCAGAGGCCTGAAACAGTTCGGCTACTCTCCCGCCATACTGTTTTATTGCCGTTATAATGCTGATCACCCTCTTGAGCCATTGCTGCATCACCACCAGATTTCTTTTGAATACCTTGATGGCAAAATCAACAGCGCAACACTCTGGTGTCGCCAGCATCAGCCTTTACTTCTCCATACACACGGCTATAAAGCCGGCATTCTTGGCCGGCTCGCTGGCAAGCTGACCAATACACCGGTTATATCCACGTTTCATAATGGCGACCGGGGCAGCGGGCTGATAAGGTGCTATCACTGGTTTGACGAACTCACCAGCAGACTTTCCACCAATATCGCCGTCAGTCCGGAAATTGCCCTGCGCCTGCCAAAACCAGCCAGACTGATGAATAACTTTATTGAAACGCCCCGGTGGTCAGCCGCAACCGGTCAGGAAATAGCCTTTGTAGGTCGGCTAAGCCATGAAAAAGGTCCTGACTTATTCCTGCAGCTGGCTAAGCATCTGCCTGATTTACCTTTCACGGTTTATGGCTCCGGCGACCTGCAGGGAGCCCTGACCGCCAGTAAAACAGCCAACGTCAACTTTGCTGGACAAGTCACCAGTATGGAGCCTCACTGGCAACAAGTGGGCCTGCTTTGCATCTCATCCAGAGAGGAAGGCCTGCCGTTGGTCGCTCTGGAAGCCATGGCGCACGGCATCCCGGTATTGAGTTTCGCTATTGGCGCATTGCCGAAACTGATTGAGTCTGGCCGTAATGGCTGGATCATTTCAGCGGGTAATATAAAACAGATGAGTCAGCAGATAAGCCACTGGCAGCACCTGCCGGAGGAAGAAAAGGAAAAGCTGGCTCAAGCCTGCATTGAAACCATCAGAAAAAGTTACTCTTATGACGCTGTTATACCTGAGCTGCTGGCTCTCTACCGACAGGTCGTCAATAACGCCGGTTACATCTGGCCTGAAAGGTCAATACAGGAACAGGCGCAAGAACCATTACGTGAACAATAA
- a CDS encoding lipopolysaccharide biosynthesis protein has product MEVGHNVIKGLKVGAMLRLAAQIFTWLNTLILIRLLTPDDYGLMAMATVFIGVLALMGDFGIGKAIIQTEHLTPQILRQSFTVNIISCVALFLLFYCSAPLIADFFSEPRVTILIQVIAAQHLIMIFHTLPYALASRNMLYKQREKVQFFTTLSTSVFTLALAASGAGVWSLVLGHLFMRTVAMIGFFRLQPCWILPAMSFRGFAQIAAFSGIATINDVLRYAYNIFTSISIGRLLTKADLGVFSVAQNLANLPSDKIGELLNHLGLSSFAKLQNETDVAGQYLLKSVRLGSLILFPMYFGMCAVSPELITLVLSDKWLAAIIPFQFLCLSSPFRMLSEILATATTAIGKPERNTYALAGSLLMLPMVFLGIQYGVAGAAMAWLGISLISFALHIKTMLSLFSVSVNQLLGAMLPGFISAAVMLAGLQWFRSAFAAEFNSWLFFTITVALGALLYGTVMLTGFRQQTLTVVRYLRH; this is encoded by the coding sequence ATGGAAGTGGGTCATAACGTTATAAAGGGTCTGAAGGTTGGCGCTATGCTCAGGCTGGCTGCCCAGATTTTTACCTGGTTAAATACCCTGATTCTTATACGTCTGCTGACGCCTGATGATTATGGCCTGATGGCTATGGCTACCGTATTTATTGGCGTGCTTGCCCTGATGGGCGACTTTGGCATCGGCAAAGCCATTATTCAGACGGAACACCTGACACCACAAATCCTAAGACAATCATTTACCGTTAATATTATTTCCTGTGTGGCACTTTTTCTGCTGTTTTATTGCTCAGCTCCATTGATTGCAGACTTCTTTTCCGAACCCAGAGTGACCATTCTGATTCAGGTCATCGCCGCTCAACACCTCATTATGATTTTTCATACCCTGCCCTATGCGCTGGCCAGCCGTAATATGCTGTATAAACAAAGAGAAAAAGTACAGTTTTTCACTACCCTGAGTACCAGTGTCTTTACTCTGGCACTGGCTGCCTCAGGGGCTGGCGTATGGTCACTGGTTCTGGGACACCTGTTTATGCGAACCGTTGCCATGATCGGCTTCTTCCGGTTGCAGCCCTGCTGGATTCTCCCGGCCATGAGTTTTCGCGGTTTTGCCCAGATCGCAGCTTTCAGCGGTATCGCCACCATCAACGACGTTCTTCGTTATGCCTATAACATTTTTACCAGCATCAGCATCGGTCGCCTGCTGACTAAAGCAGACCTGGGGGTATTTTCTGTCGCGCAAAATCTTGCCAACCTGCCCAGCGACAAAATAGGTGAATTGCTGAATCATCTTGGCCTGTCATCCTTTGCGAAACTTCAGAATGAAACAGACGTTGCCGGTCAATACCTCTTAAAGTCTGTGCGGCTGGGCAGTCTGATTCTGTTTCCCATGTACTTTGGAATGTGTGCCGTGTCGCCGGAATTAATTACTCTGGTGCTGTCGGATAAATGGCTGGCAGCCATTATTCCCTTTCAGTTTCTTTGCCTGTCCAGCCCGTTTCGCATGCTGTCAGAAATACTGGCGACCGCCACTACCGCCATTGGTAAACCCGAACGTAACACTTATGCACTGGCAGGCTCCCTCCTTATGCTGCCCATGGTTTTTTTGGGTATTCAGTACGGAGTGGCAGGCGCGGCTATGGCGTGGTTAGGCATTTCCCTGATCAGCTTTGCCCTGCATATAAAAACCATGCTTTCCCTGTTTTCGGTGTCCGTCAACCAATTACTGGGCGCTATGCTGCCAGGGTTTATCAGCGCTGCCGTTATGCTGGCTGGCCTGCAATGGTTCCGGTCAGCTTTTGCGGCAGAATTTAACAGCTGGCTGTTCTTTACCATAACCGTTGCTCTGGGGGCTTTACTTTATGGGACAGTAATGCTGACTGGTTTTAGGCAACAGACGCTTACCGTCGTTCGTTATCTCAGGCACTGA
- a CDS encoding glycosyltransferase, with protein sequence MADLVVFGEDWGGLPSSTQHLISHLLKRHRVIWINSIGMRSPKPGFKDLVRVINKLRAMSGLSRTSERVNDSPKPVILNPRVIPFHGLSLVRKINKRWLTKQIQSACTTHDFKDIILWVSLPTAVDVVGALNEKASIYYCGDDFNALEGVDHSTVQPMERELIRKVDLILVVSEELAQKFPGPKTVMLPHGVDFDLFSTPAPHPGDFPDEGPTAGFYGSLSEWLDVEMMAQTATAMPSWNFVFVGAVKTKVGVLEELPNVHFLGPRAHSQLPAYVQHWDVAMLPFRHNRQIEACNPLKLREYLASGTAIASTDFPAVRVYQEQVAIQKHKEPFSRVIQRAFENRDHTQTRQAMVVDESWQHRANQLEDLVNHLAEQ encoded by the coding sequence ATGGCTGACCTGGTGGTGTTCGGAGAAGACTGGGGAGGACTGCCATCCAGTACACAGCACCTGATAAGTCATTTATTGAAAAGGCACCGGGTGATCTGGATTAACTCCATTGGCATGCGAAGCCCAAAGCCCGGCTTTAAAGATTTAGTTCGTGTGATTAATAAACTCAGGGCGATGTCAGGCCTCTCCAGAACCTCTGAAAGGGTTAACGATAGCCCAAAGCCAGTTATTCTGAACCCAAGAGTTATCCCCTTCCATGGGCTGTCACTGGTTCGAAAAATCAACAAACGCTGGCTGACAAAGCAGATTCAGTCAGCCTGCACCACCCATGATTTCAAAGACATTATCCTCTGGGTTTCTCTGCCGACTGCGGTTGACGTGGTGGGAGCGCTCAATGAGAAAGCTTCCATCTATTATTGTGGCGATGACTTTAACGCCCTGGAAGGCGTCGACCATTCAACCGTTCAACCCATGGAGCGAGAGCTGATTAGAAAAGTTGACCTTATTCTGGTCGTCAGCGAAGAACTTGCCCAAAAGTTCCCCGGGCCAAAAACCGTTATGCTGCCCCATGGCGTTGATTTTGACTTGTTTTCAACGCCTGCCCCTCATCCCGGTGACTTTCCGGATGAAGGCCCAACGGCCGGATTTTACGGCAGCCTGTCTGAGTGGCTGGATGTGGAAATGATGGCACAAACGGCTACCGCCATGCCCAGCTGGAATTTTGTCTTTGTCGGAGCGGTAAAGACAAAAGTTGGCGTCCTGGAAGAACTCCCTAACGTTCACTTCCTTGGTCCCAGAGCCCACTCTCAACTACCCGCCTATGTCCAGCACTGGGATGTTGCCATGTTGCCGTTCAGACACAACCGTCAGATTGAAGCCTGTAACCCATTGAAATTGCGTGAGTACCTGGCTTCCGGAACAGCGATTGCCAGTACCGATTTCCCGGCAGTGAGGGTTTATCAGGAACAGGTAGCCATTCAAAAACATAAAGAGCCCTTTTCAAGGGTGATACAAAGGGCTTTTGAAAATCGCGACCACACGCAAACAAGGCAGGCCATGGTCGTTGATGAGTCCTGGCAGCATCGGGCAAACCAGCTGGAAGACCTTGTCAATCATTTGGCAGAACAGTGA